Proteins from a genomic interval of Channa argus isolate prfri chromosome 11, Channa argus male v1.0, whole genome shotgun sequence:
- the LOC137136308 gene encoding C-X-C motif chemokine 3-like — protein MKSVVFAFLTCLLVLCTQGQLAGRSSKCKCYSYVGRVNPRLIETEPVVHHPNIFCQKTEIIITIANKEKCLNPQSPLGQLILKNHSRNTKKTAVSTMSASTQTNTRSSETQRLHTTVKPMQRR, from the exons atgaAGTCAGTGGTCTTCGCCTTCCTCACCTGCCTGCTCGTCCTCTGCACACAAG GACAACTAGCCGGCAGATCGAGCAAGTGCAAGTGTTACAGCTACGTCGGCAGGGTCAACCCTCGGCTCATCGAGACAGAGCCAGTCGTACATCACCCAAACATCTTCTGCCAAAAAACAGAGATCAT TATCACAATTGCAAACAAGGAGAAATGTTTGAACCCTCAGTCGCCACTCGGGCAACTTATCCTGAAAAACCACAGCAG GAACACGAAGAAAACAGCTGTGAGCACGATGTCGGCTTCCACTCAAACAAATACTCGGAGCTCAGAGACTCAACGACTCCACACCACAGTCAAGCCGATGCAGAGACGATGA